A genomic window from Triticum urartu cultivar G1812 chromosome 7, Tu2.1, whole genome shotgun sequence includes:
- the LOC125520119 gene encoding leucine-rich repeat receptor-like serine/threonine/tyrosine-protein kinase SOBIR1: MALAAGMPTKRPVFFLVSLATLLLLVSAVQCYDGRHAVTRSAMARRSRPGIRHVHHRRTGVPHRYILAENTTSSSGGGKQKNNSSPPTRNNNTAPPTAPAAEQGKHHRNYKHRIRNWIIGFVVGSLAGVISGLGVSVLFRLALNCIRGRYRTKSGMVIFTPKLIKRADHLAFLEKEDMLSSLAVIGRGGCGEVFKAQLPVESEGEEPKFIAIKKIKKQVGDGHGQNNLSDEESRQLDKWSRQIQSEIRTVGHIRHRNLLPLAAHVPRPDCHYLVYEYMKNGSLHNALKATPSEEDGGSGGAVRLAWPARLRVAVGIASGLEYLHVLQQPQIIHRDLKPANILLDDDMEARIADFGLAKAMPDEHTHVSTSHIAGTMGYIAPEYHQSLKFTAKCDIYSFGVILAVLATGKEPTDQFFVTEVEEVGLVKWLRRVVQNGDYAEAIDPAIAGAGHEEQIMLVLRIAVFCTADEAKERPEAKDVRCMLAQIKN; encoded by the coding sequence ATGGCGTTAGCGGCAGGTATGCCGACCAAGCGTCCcgtcttcttcctcgtctctctcgccacgctcctcctcctcgtctctgCTGTCCAGTGCTATGACGGCCGCCACGCCGTCACGCGCTCCGCCATGGCGCGCCGGTCCCGTCCGGGGATCCGGCACGTGCACCACCGCCGGACTGGGGTGCCACACCGGTACATCCTCGCGGAGAATACAACCTCGAGCAGCGGTGGTGGCAAACAGAAGAACAACAGCTCGCCGCCGACGAGGAACAACAACACCGCGCCGCCGACGGCACCGGCGGCCGAGCAGGGCAAGCACCACCGCAACTACAAGCACCGCATCCGCAACTGGATCATCGGGTTCGTGGTCGGGTCCCTCGCAGGCGTCATTTCGGGGCTGGGCGTGTCCGTGCTGTTCCGGCTCGCGCTCAACTGCATCCGCGGGCGGTACCGGACCAAGTCCggcatggtgatcttcaccccgAAGCTGATCAAGCGGGCGGACCACCTGGCGTTCCTGGAGAAGGAGGACATGCTGTCCTCGCTGGCCGTGATCGGGCGCGGCGGGTGCGGCGAGGTGTTCAAGGCGCAGCTCCCCGTGGAGAGCGAGGGCGAGGAGCCCAAGTTCATCGCCATCAAGAAGATCAAGAAGCAGGTGGGCGACGGGCACGGGCAGAACAACCTGAGCGACGAGGAGAGCCGGCAGCTGGACAAGTGGTCGCGGCAGATACAGTCGGAGATCCGCACGGTGGGGCACATCCGGCACCGCAACCTCCTGCCGCTGGCGGCGCACGTGCCGCGGCCGGACTGCCACTACCTGGTGTACGAGTACATGAAGAACGGCAGCCTGCACAACGCCCTCAAGGCGACGCCGTCGGAGGaggacggcggcagcggcggcgcggtGCGGCTGGCGTGGCCGGCGCGGCTCCGCGTGGCGGTGGGCATCGCGTCGGGGCTGGAGTACCTGCACGTGCTGCAGCAGCCGCAGATCATCCACCGCGACCTGAAGCCGGCCAACATCCTGCTGGACGACGACATGGAGGCCCGCATCGCGGACTTCGGGCTGGCCAAGGCGATGCCGGACGAGCACACCCACGTGTCGACGTCGCACATAGCCGGCACCATGGGTTACATCGCGCCGGAGTACCACCAGTCGCTCAAGTTCACGGCCAAGTGCGACATCTACAGCTTCGGGGTGATCCTGGCGGTGCTGGCGACGGGGAAGGAGCCGACGGACCAGTTCTTCGTGACGGAGGTGGAGGAGGTCGGGCTGGTCAAGTGGCTGCGCCGGGTGGTGCAGAACGGCGACTACGCGGAGGCCATCGACcccgccatcgccggcgccggGCACGAGGAGCAGATCATGCTGGTGCTGCGCATCGCCGTGTTCTGCACCGCCGACGAAGCCAAGGAGCGGCCCGAGGCCAAGGACGTGCGCTGCATGCTCGCCCAGATCAAGAACTAG